The proteins below are encoded in one region of Tolumonas auensis DSM 9187:
- the gpmM gene encoding 2,3-bisphosphoglycerate-independent phosphoglycerate mutase, with protein sequence MSTAKKPLALIIMDGWGYSEKKEGNAVAAANTPNLNALCAKYANTLISGSGMDVGLPDGQMGNSEVGHVNIGAGRVVYQELTRVTKEIRDGDFFKNEALCKAVDTAVSTGKAVHVMGLMSPGGVHSHEDHIIGMLELAAQRGADKLYFHAFLDGRDVAPRSAQESIEKFDAAFKKLGKGRIASMVGRYYAMDRDNRWDRVQEAYDLLCEGKSEFANYADATAALAAAYERGENDEFVKASVIGAEAAPLNDGDVLVFMNFRADRAREITRTFVGEGFDGFVRNKQPKLADFVMLTEYAADIKTSCAYPPTALTNTLGEWLAKHDKTQLRISETEKYAHVTFFFNGGEETSFPGEDRELIASPKVATYDMQPEMSSGELTDKLVAAIKSGKYDVIICNYPNGDMVGHTGDFAAAVKACEAVDASVGKVVAALQEVGGECLITADHGNAEQMTNEETGQAHTAHTSLPVPLIYVGREATALEGGKLSDLAPTMLTLMGMEVPAEMTGKPLMVLK encoded by the coding sequence ATGTCTACAGCTAAAAAGCCACTGGCACTGATCATCATGGATGGTTGGGGTTACAGCGAGAAAAAAGAAGGTAACGCCGTTGCCGCCGCTAACACACCAAATCTGAATGCTCTGTGCGCTAAATACGCCAATACCCTGATCTCCGGTTCTGGTATGGACGTAGGTCTGCCAGACGGTCAGATGGGTAACTCTGAAGTGGGTCACGTCAACATCGGTGCCGGCCGTGTGGTTTATCAGGAACTGACCCGTGTAACCAAAGAGATCCGCGATGGCGATTTCTTCAAAAACGAAGCCCTGTGTAAAGCGGTTGATACTGCTGTTAGCACTGGCAAAGCGGTTCACGTAATGGGTCTGATGTCACCAGGTGGTGTTCACAGCCATGAAGACCACATCATTGGTATGCTGGAACTGGCTGCTCAGCGCGGTGCTGACAAACTGTATTTCCATGCATTCCTGGATGGCCGTGACGTAGCGCCACGTTCAGCACAAGAATCTATCGAAAAATTCGATGCTGCATTCAAGAAACTGGGTAAAGGCCGTATCGCCTCTATGGTTGGTCGTTACTATGCAATGGACCGCGACAACCGTTGGGATCGCGTTCAGGAAGCTTACGATCTGCTGTGTGAAGGCAAATCAGAATTTGCTAACTATGCTGATGCAACTGCAGCACTGGCAGCAGCTTACGAACGTGGTGAAAACGACGAATTCGTTAAAGCCAGCGTGATCGGCGCTGAAGCAGCTCCATTGAATGATGGTGACGTGCTGGTATTCATGAACTTCCGTGCTGACCGTGCGCGTGAAATCACCCGTACTTTTGTCGGTGAAGGTTTCGACGGTTTCGTGCGCAACAAACAGCCTAAACTGGCTGACTTTGTCATGCTGACCGAATATGCCGCAGACATCAAAACCTCTTGTGCTTACCCACCAACAGCACTGACCAACACGCTGGGCGAATGGCTGGCTAAACACGACAAAACTCAGCTGCGTATTTCTGAAACTGAAAAATATGCACACGTTACTTTCTTCTTCAACGGTGGTGAAGAAACCTCTTTCCCAGGCGAAGATCGTGAACTGATCGCCAGCCCGAAAGTAGCTACTTATGACATGCAGCCGGAAATGAGCTCCGGTGAACTGACTGACAAACTGGTTGCTGCAATCAAGAGCGGTAAATACGACGTAATCATCTGTAACTACCCGAACGGCGACATGGTAGGTCACACCGGTGATTTCGCTGCCGCAGTTAAAGCTTGCGAAGCTGTTGATGCTTCTGTCGGCAAAGTAGTTGCAGCACTGCAGGAAGTTGGCGGTGAATGTCTGATCACTGCTGACCACGGTAATGCTGAACAGATGACCAACGAAGAAACTGGTCAGGCGCACACTGCTCACACCAGCCTGCCAGTTCCGCTGATCTATGTGGGTCGCGAAGCAACTGCACTGGAAGGTGGCAAACTGTCTGATCTGGCACCAACCATGCTGACCCTGATGGGCATGGAAGTTCCGGCCGAAATGACTGGTAAGCCTCTGATGGTTCTGAAATAA